A genomic region of Carassius carassius chromosome 13, fCarCar2.1, whole genome shotgun sequence contains the following coding sequences:
- the LOC132155900 gene encoding frizzled-9-like: MGGSPLKILISLWCQLVIAAYSLEIGSYDLERGRPAKCEPVAIPMCQGIGYNLTRMPNFMDHANQREAAIKLNEFAPLVEYGCDVHLRFFLCSLYAPMCTDQVSTSIPACRPMCEQARQKCSPIMEKFNYAWPDSLDCSKLPTRNDPNALCMEAPENDTKTETKKGEGMLPVLPRSKQPGAGNGRSGGSMGVCENPEKFQYVEKSESCAPRCSSAVDVFWSRQDKDFAFIWMVVWSTLCFVSTAFTVLTFLLDPHRFQYPERPIIFLSMCYNVYSVAFIIRSVAGAENIACDRENGELYIIQEGLESTGCTIVFLILYYFGMASSIWWVILTLTWFLAAGKKWGHEAIESHSSYFHMAAWGIPALKTIVILTMRKVAGDELTGLCYVGSMDVGALTGFVLLPLSCYLIIGTSFILTGFVALFHIRKVMKTEGTNTEKLEKLMVKIGIYSILYTVPATCVIICYFYERINMDYWKFRGLQSECITYPGRRNEDCSLESSVPTVAVFMLKIFMSLVVGITSGVWVWSSKTLQTWQGLCSRKLTDRTCRKHCSGSCSTSHCHYKAPAVILHMSKTDPYLDCPTHV; the protein is encoded by the coding sequence ATGGGGGGCTCACCTCTGAAAATTTTAATTTCTCTGTGGTGTCAGCTGGTCATTGCTGCATATAGTCTAGAGATTGGCTCCTATGACCTGGAGAGAGGGAGACCGGCTAAATGTGAGCCTGTCGCCATCCCTATGTGCCAGGGCATCGGGTACAACCTCACTCGGATGCCCAACTTTATGGACCATGCCAATCAGAGGGAAGCTGCGATTAAGCTGAATGAATTTGCCCCTTTGGTGGAATATGGTTGTGATGTGCATTTGAGATTTTTCCTCTGCTCTCTTTATGCCCCTATGTGTACGGACCAAGTGTCCACATCCATCCCCGCCTGCCGTCCGATGTGCGAACAGGCACGTCAGAAGTGCTCGCCCATAATGGAGAAGTTTAATTACGCCTGGCCTGACTCTTTGGACTGCTCTAAACTGCCCACCAGAAATGACCCCAACGCGCTGTGCATGGAAGCCCCGGAAAATGATACCAAAACCGAAACTAAGAAAGGAGAGGGCATGTTGCCTGTTCTGCCCAGATCAAAGCAGCCTGGCGCTGGAAACGGACGCTCAGGGGGAAGCATGGGAGTTTGTGAGAACCCGGAAAAGTTCCAGTATGTGGAAAAGAGTGAGTCTTGTGCTCCACGCTGCTCATCGGCCGTGGATGTGTTCTGGTCCAGACAGGATAAAGACTTTGCTTTCATTTGGATGGTGGTTTGGTCCACTCTGTGCTTCGTATCCACAGCTTTTACAGTCCTAACCTTCCTGCTTGACCCACATCGCTTCCAGTACCCAGAGCGGCCCATCATCTTCCTCTCCATGTGCTACAACGTTTACTCAGTCGCCTTCATCATTCGATCCGTCGCTGGGGCGGAGAACATTGCATGTGACCGTGAAAACGGCGAGTTGTATATTATCCAAGAGGGCTTGGAAAGTACGGGTTGCACCATAGTCTTTCTCATCCTCTACTATTTTGGCATGGCAAGCTCAATCTGGTGGGTCATCCTTACCCTCACTTGGTTCCTGGCGGCAGGTAAGAAATGGGGTCACGAGGCTATTGAGTCACACAGCAGTTACTTCCACATGGCTGCGTGGGGCATACCTGCACTGAAGACCATAGTCATCCTCACCATGCGGAAAGTGGCAGGCGACGAGCTCACCGGACTGTGCTATGTGGGCAGTATGGATGTGGGGGCGCTAACAGGCTTCGTCCTCTTGCCTCTGTCCTGTTACCTCATCATTGGGACGTCTTTTATCCTCACCGGCTTTGTGGCACTTTTTCATATCCGAAAGGTTATGAAGACTGAAGGCACAAACACAGAAAAACTAGAAAAGTTGATGGTGAAAATCGGCATCTACTCCATCCTGTACACAGTTCCTGCCACCTGCGTCATCATTTGCTACTTCTATGAACGTATCAACATGGACTACTGGAAATTTAGAGGACTGCAAAGCGAATGCATCACATACCCGGGTCGGAGGAATGAGGACTGCTCCCTAGAGTCTTCGGTGCCCACCGTGGCCGTGTTCATGCTGAAGATCTTCATGTCGCTGGTGGTGGGCATCACCAGTGGTGTGTGGGTCTGGAGCTCCAAGACACTGCAGACTTGGCAGGGGCTGTGTAGCAGGAAGTTGACAGACAGGACTTGCAGGAAGCATTGCAGTGGGAGCTGCAGCACCAGTCACTGCCACTACAAAGCACCAGCCGTTATACTGCACATGTCAAAGACTGATCCCTACTTGGACTGTCCCACACACGTATGA